Proteins from one Penicillium digitatum chromosome 2, complete sequence genomic window:
- a CDS encoding Ferrochelatase has product MAFRSPFAISRQLLTGTTSLGGRSAIGSRLKCSQRGLATVAPPVTQDATGSKGPTAMVFMNMGGPSTTDEVEDFLSRLFADGDLIPLGRLQSYIGPLIARRRTPKIQKQYASIGGGSPIRKWSEHQCAEMCKLLDKISPETAPHKPYVAFRYAAPLTETMYEQLFADGFGNGKGGRAVAFTQYPQYSCSTTGSSLNELWKWRNRLEGKRANGGSEPAGAIQWSVIDRWPSHSGLVEAFAQNIEAQLKTYPEEKRDKVVLLFSAHSLPMSVVNRGDPYPAEVAATVHAVMQRLKFKNPYRLCWQSQVGPSAWLGAQTSDTVQEYVKRGQTDLILVPIAFTSDHIETLYELDQEVIHEANSPGVKRAESLNGSPVFIQALADIARDHLQKGELCSRQMTLRCQGCTSERCLGQKKFFAGQEHASMVI; this is encoded by the exons ATGGCGTTCCGCAGCCCTTTTGCGATCTCCCGACAGTTATTGACTGGGACTACGTCTCTTGGAGGGAGGTCGGCAATTGGCAGTCGATTGAAATGCAGCCAACGAGGTCTCGCGACAGTGGCACCGCCAGTCACCCAAGATGCGACAGGCTCAAAGGGCCCGACGGCTATGGTTTTTATGAACATGGGTGGACCTTCCACAACGGACGAGGTGGAGGACTTTTTGAGCAGACTATTT GCCGACGGTGATTTGATCCCCCTAGGACGGCTCCAATCGTATATCGGCCCCCTCATCGCACGCCGAAGAACCCCGAAGATCCAAAAGCAGTACGCAAGCATCGGCGGCGGGTCGCCCATTCGGAAATGGTCCGAGCACCAGTGCGCCGAAATGTGTAAGCTCTTGGACAAGATCTCCCCGGAGACTGCGCCGCACAAGCCTTACGTTGCCTTCCGCTACGCTGCCCCGTTGACCGAGACCATGTATGAGCAGCTTTTCGCCGACGGATTTGGCAATGGGAAGGGCGGACGTGCTGTCGCATTTACACAATACCCGCAGTACTCCTGTTCGACGACCGGCAGTTCCCTCAATGAATTGTGGAAGTGGCGGAATCGTCTCGAGGGAAAGCGTGCAAATGGAGGGTCCGAGCCGGCTGGCGCAATCCAATGGAGTGTCATTGACCGTTGGCCCTCTCATTCTGGTCTTGTGGAGGCTTTCGCACAAAACATCGAGGCTCAGCTCAAGACGTACCCGGAGGAGAAGCGAGACAAGGTCGTGTTGCTCTTCTCGGCCCACAGTTTGCCTATGAGCGTTGTCAACCGCG GTGATCCCTACCCTGCCGAAGTTGCAGCGACTGTTCATGCCGTAATGCAACGACTCAAGTTCAAAAACCCCTACCGTCTGTGCTGGCAATCCCAGGTGGGACCTAGTGCGTGGCTCGGGGCACAGACCAGTGATACTGTCCAAGAGTATGTGAAACGAGGACAGACTGACTTGATCTTGGTTCCCATTGCGTTTACAAGTGACCACATTGAGACCCTCTACGAGCTGGACCAGGAAGTCATCCATGAAGCCAATAGCCCGGGTGTCAAGCGCGCAGAGAGCTTGAACGGAAGCCCAGTTTTCATCCAGGCTCTTGCCGATATTGCTCGCGACCACTTGCAAAAGGGAGAATTGTGTTCTCGCCAGATGACACTGCGTTGCCAGGGCTGCACCAGCGAGCGGTGCTTGGGCCAGAAGAAATTCTTTGCAGGCCAGGAGCACGCTTCCATGGTTATATAA
- a CDS encoding Mitochondrial carrier protein, which yields MKGGLRLAGLGVSCLILFSLYLLEAHLQDICNQYRAGAYVINWLDRTDTPLSPHGEITPGDKVIVMAKLEEEPTEWVEQELPDWQRAIYTVNPSPETQLNPDVLTTQFNKGHESMAYLTYVIDNYYNLPSTIVFLHAHRSGFLMAWHVDAPLHDNVIAMRNLRLDFVQQNGYVNLRCNWNPGCKNTHRSNSHVTEEVWLDIFDGTSTPPLNTSSSTEQEFAGQTYLRKPAEIGAACCAQFALSRDQVRKRPLEDYIKFRQWIIDTELSDASSGRVMEFLWHIIFGMEGVYCPNEELCYCQVYGQC from the exons ATGAAAGGGGGACTCCGTCTCGCGGGGCTCGGCGTCTCATGTCTCATTCTTTTCTCGTTATATTTACTCGAGGCACATCTACAAGACATTTGCAATCAATATCGCGCTGGCGCATACGTGATTAATTGGTTAGATCGCACTGACACCCCCCTAAGTCCACATGGCGAGATTACACCGGGTGATAAGGTGATTGTGATGGCCAAGCTGGAAGAAGAGCCTACCGAATGGGTGGAACAAGAGCTTCCCGA TTGGCAACGAGCAATCTACACCGTCAACCCCTCGCCCGAGACACAACTCAATCCCGACGTTCTGACGACCCAATTCAACAAAGGCCATGAGTCTATGGCCTACCTCACGTATGTAATCGATAACTACTACAACCTTCCCTCAACCATCGTCTTTCTCCATGCCCACCGTTCAGGTTTCCTCATGGCCTGGCATGTCGATGCACCACTCCACGACAACGTTATAGCCATGCGCAACCTCCGACTCGATTTCGTCCAGCAAAATGGCTACGTGAATCTTCGTTGTAATTGGAATCCAGGCTGCAAAAATACCCATCGCTCCAATAGTCATGTCACCGAGGAGGTTTGGTTGGACATATTCGACGGCACGAGTACGCCTCCCTTGAATACGTCCTCCTCCACGGAGCAGGAATTTGCAGGCCAGACGTATCTTCGCAAGCCTGCCGAGATTGGCGCCGCATGCTGCGCACAATTTGCTCTCTCGCGAGATCAGGTACGGAAGCGACCGCTGGAAGATTACATCAAATTCCGGCAATGGATTATCGATACGGAACTTAGCGACGCTTCGTCGGGGAGGGTGATGGAGTTTTTGTGGCATATCATTTTTGGTATGGAAGGGGTATA TTGCCCCAATGAAGAATTATGTTATTGTCAGGTCTACGGACAGTGTTGA
- a CDS encoding Ku seventy: protein MAEDSYTLEEESYEDEELDETSFKSVKDAVLFAIDISSSMLTPRPSPDPKKHSAESPASAALKCAYHLMQQRIISNPRDMIGVLLYGTKSSKFYDENEEDRGNLSYPHCYLYTDLDVPSAQEVKHLRSLASPAGADDDVRQVLEPSKEPVSMANMLFCANQIFTSKAPNFSSRRLFVVTDNDNPHADNKGMRSAATVRARDLYDLGVNIELFPISQPDHEFDTSKFYDDIIYKTSPSDGDAPAYLQPDTNASTAKGDGLSLLNCLLCSINSRSVPRRSLFSNVPLEIGPDFTISVNGYLLLKKQEPARSCFVWQGGETAQIAKGIQVWRSFGDPVIRIIGFKSLSALPIWANVKHPSFIYPSEENYIGSTRVFSALQQKLLDSEKLALVWFIPRKNASPVLAAMIAGAEKIDENGVQKIPPGMWIIPLPFADDVRQNPESTVNRAGDALNDAMRDVVRQLQLPKAVYEPSKYPNPSLQWHYRILQAIALDEDFPESPDDKTVPKYRQIHKRAGDYILKWAEELKLQASEMFGSSVATSTLVKRDAKSEPAGEHPSKRVKVEDSASGVEHEVKKCYEKGTVSKLTVVVLKEFLHSHGRATAGKKADLIDRVEQYFEKKF from the exons ATGGCCGAAGATAGCTACACGCTCGAGGAGGAGAGTTACGAGGACGAAGAGCTCGATGAGACC AGTTTCAAATCAGTCAAAGATGCGGTGTTATTTGCCATCGATATCAGCAGTTCGATGCTCACGCCTCGTCCATCGCCTGATCCTAAGAAACATAGCGCTGAATCACCCGCGTCTGCGGCCTTGAAGTGTGCATACCACCTGATGCAACAGCGCATCATCTCCAACCCTCGTGACATGATTGGAGTTTTGCTTTATGGAACGAAATCTTCCAAGTTTTATGATGAAAATGAGGAAGACCGCGGAAATCTTTCGTATCCTCACTGTTATCTGTACACAGATCTTGATGTTCCATCAGCCCAGGAAGTCAAGCATCTGCGGTCCCTCGCATCTCCAGCAGGTGCTGATGATGACGTGCGACAGGTCTTGGAACCATCCAAGGAGCCAGTCTCCATGGCCAATATGTTATTCTGCGCCAACCAAATCTTCACCTCGAAGGCCCCAAACTTTTCATCTCGACGACTGTTTGTCGTGACCGACAACGATAATCCCCACGCAGACAATAAGGGAATGCGGTCTGCCGCAACAGTTCGTGCAAGGGACTTGTACGATCTTGGTGTCAATATCGAGTTGTTTCCCATCTCTCAACCAGACCACGAATTTGACACTTCGAAATTCTACGAT GACATTATCTACAAAACATCGCCCAGTGATGGAGATGCCCCGGCATACCTACAGCCGGATACAAATGCATCGACGGCTAAAGGTGACGGACTCTCATTGCTCAACTGTCTGTTGTGCAGCATCAACTCGAGATCTGTCCCCCGCCGGTCGCTGTTTTCAAATGTACCACTTGAGATCGGACCCGACTTTACGATATCTGTTAATGGATATTTGCTCCTCAAAAAGCAAGAGCCTGCCAGGAGTTGCTTCGTCTGGCAAGGCGGCGAGACCGCGCAGATTGCTAAAG GCATACAAGTTTGGCG GAGCTTCGGCGATCCTGTGATCCGTATCATTGGGTTCAAGTCACTGTCAGCCCTTCCGATTTGGGCCAACGTCAAACACCCCTCGTTCATATATCCCTCCGAAGAGAACTACATTGGCTCAACGCGGGTTTTTTCTGCATTGCAGCAGAAACTCCTCGATTCCGAGAAATTGGCTTTGGTCTGGTTCATCCCCCGCAAAAACGCCTCACCAGTCCTAGCTGCTATGATTGCCGGGGCTGAAAAGATCGACGAGAATGGTGTCCAGAAAATTCCGCCTGGGATGTGGATTATCCCTCTTCCATTCGCGGATGACGTACGCCAAAATCCAGAGAGCACCGTCAACCGGGCTGGAGACGCACTGAATGACGCCATGCGAGATGTCGTTCGCCAGTTGCAGCTCCCTAAGGCCGTATATGAGCCTTCAAAATATCCGAATCCTT CGCTTCAATGGCATTATCGTATTCTACAGGCTATTGCCTTGGATGAAGATTTCCCAGAATCACCGGATGACAAGACCGTGCCCAAGTACCGACAGATTCACAAG CGCGCTGGCGATTACATTCTCAAATGGGCCGAGGAACTTAAATTGCAAGCCTCTGAGATGTTTGGAAGCTCAGTAGCCACTTCTACGCTGGTAAAGCGAGATGCGAAGAGCGAGCCTGCTGGTGAGCACCCATCAAAGCGGGTGAAGGTTGAAGACAGCGCCTCTGGAGTGGAACATGAAGTGAAAAAATGTTATGAGAAGGGCACTGTTTCCAAG CTTACGGTGGTCGTGCTGAAGGAATTCTTGCATTCACATGGCCGGGCTACAGCAGGGAAGAAAGCAGATCTCATAGACCGAGTTGAGCAGTACTTTGAGAAAAAGTTTTAA
- a CDS encoding Pentatricopeptide repeat protein, whose amino-acid sequence MLARAAKSGSIIPSPNALRVLRQLALAGSTVGGFCTVAALTYEAHRRVRIAEKIIENKRTLHTTAPNYDATSAAKRLKVMVEAAEAGEFMGIESLKARNRNVPDGPDEPGFETEKYDPKPKPKPLVSLEKHHARSKRSLFGTHPLAQSNYTGNIDPPSLAQNAEILAREKQQGELARESGKLPFDAEIRRLLNQEREITAANLFLAYTRQTPSISWERRELACIIFTANCMKGNLFVARTLFNRMDKVSVVSGEMWATLMHLLAKEGHIDSVGVIYDKFKTSFVVPNHLLEVILRCLIESKRLDSAKYLFFQRFEDDRDCGLCGAYLDGLWRKTRSMELLSSQLGLILKRLESLDRKPTEKLFNPMVKAMVETGRAEEAEAMVKAMSTRYGTEPGCRTIGLIIYNRALNCEWDRVMDGMHAMHEHGYTQSKKDFTMIFDRVFLEYYPTHTGQQILDFVISCINDFDIQPDKVLHRHILEAIIEKGNEEMITTIMDMAHDQNWNTGIDDRFIKSLVKSRKLAMTDNPVGIWRLKQAAKNRQDHLTSSRRILGTSSETWAVRGDKIAPIHIPAEESFPRTVSEMVASKTASLYVPLHKRMEHFINMGRHTDALAIYNHATTGGYVVRPLHLKLAVIAAILSCKKTGLINARRLITSEWDYWKNVPSLRYSKRFTSWIPIFFQRVMEVDPEAIGYGGLIKMAIFEYYDICANTNGLLVKHFCATSTSRYLVGGGAPELAVDLLTTIYQSRWRLSHGFDQVLLKMLLRAFAKVHNLKGVWWCIMTVLSRSEPINQDFVVEATSQLSSLEIVIRSSGSYDAAGQVLVLRQIVGALEAKFEGDSHWSAINVHPELKRSKRSKPFKLTEPKHLLPTTDLGELIMNFDEEWELDLLLRRKQFDAPDHTKWWSESNVSNLHTVPSEDPEYPWNNPANWGAHYVPEKYSSDYHLEFSPGGDYAEYMEYEDYQGHRVSQ is encoded by the coding sequence ATGCTTGCCCGCGCCGCAAAATCCGGCTCAATAATACCCTCTCCAAATGCCCTCCGAGTGCTCCGCCAATTGGCCCTGGCCGGCTCAACGGTTGGCGGATTCTGCACCGTTGCAGCCCTCACATACGAAGCCCACCGCCGGGTCCGCATCGCCGAGAAAATCATCGAGAACAAACGAACACTACACACCACTGCCCCAAATTATGATGCAACATCTGCTGCTAAAAGACTCAAAGTGATGGTTGAGGCGGCGGAAGCGGGTGAATTCATGGGCATTGAATCCCTCAAGGCGAGGAATCGGAACGTACCTGATGGGCCAGATGAGCCAGGGTTCGAGACAGAAAAATATGATCCAAAGCCCAAGCCTAAACCCCTGGTCAGCTTGGAAAAACACCATGCTCGATCAAAGCGATCACTCTTTGGGACCCACCCACTTGCACAATCCAACTACACGGGAAACATCGATCCTCCAAGCTTAGCCCAGAACGCTGAAATTCTGGCTCGTGAGAAACAGCAGGGTGAGCTCGCACGAGAATCTGGCAAGCTGCCCTTTGACGCCGAAATCCGCAGGTTGTTAAATCAAGAACGGGAAATCACTGCTGCAAATTTGTTCTTAGCCTATACTCGGCAAACACCCAGCATTTCTTGGGAACGCAGAGAGCTTGCATGTATTATTTTTACTGCAAATTGCATGAAAGGGAACCTGTTCGTTGCTCGAACGTTGTTCAATCGCATGGACAAAGTCAGTGTCGTCTCGGGGGAGATGTGGGCTACACTGATGCATCTGCTTGCAAAAGAGGGCCACATCGACTCTGTCGGCGTTATATATGATAAATTCAAAACCAGCTTTGTTGTTCCAAACCATCTGTTGGAGGTTATCCTCCGATGTCTGATCGAGTCCAAACGGTTGGACTCCGCCAAATACCTCTTCTTCCAGCGCTTCGAGGATGACCGCGACTGTGGCCTGTGTGGTGCTTATCTTGATGGATTATGGAGGAAAACTAGGAGCATGGAATTGCTGTCTTCCCAACTTGGCCTCATTCTCAAACGTCTCGAATCACTCGATCGGAAACCAACTGAGAAACTTTTCAACCCAATGGTCAAGGCCATGGTTGAAACTGGTCGAGCCGAGGAAGCCGAAGCTATGGTCAAGGCGATGTCAACACGTTATGGGACTGAACCTGGATGCCGGACCATTGGCTTGATTATCTATAACAGAGCACTTAACTGTGAATGGGACAGGGTCATGGATGGCATGCATGCGATGCACGAGCACGGATACACCCAATCGAAGAAAGATTTCACTATGATTTTCGACCGGGTCTTCTTGGAATACTATCCTACCCACACGGGCCAGCAAATCCTCGACTTCGTCATCTCTTGTATCAACGATTTTGACATACAACCCGACAAGGTACTCCATCGACACATTCTCGAAGCAATCATTGAAAAGGGCAACGAGGAGATGATCACAACCATTATGGACATGGCCCACGATCAGAATTGGAATACCGGCATCGACGATCGGTTCATCAAATCACTCGTGAAGAGCCGAAAACTCGCAATGACCGACAACCCTGTGGGAATCTGGCGACTAAAGCAAGCCGCAAAGAATCGACAAGATCACTTAACTTCTTCCCGACGCATTCTTGGGACTAGTTCTGAAACTTGGGCAGTACGAGGAGATAAAATAGCCCCTATTCACATTCCCGCCGAGGAATCTTTCCCTCGAACGGTGAGCGAGATGGTAGCCTCCAAAACTGCCAGTCTATATGTTCCACTCCACAAGCGGATGGAGCACTTTATCAACATGGGCAGACACACCGATGCTCTGGCAATCTACAATCACGCGACCACTGGAGGTTACGTTGTCAGACCACTTCATTTGAAGCTGGCTGTGATCGCCGCGATTCTCAGCTGCAAAAAGACAGGCTTGATAAACGCGCGACGTCTGATTACATCCGAATGGGACTACTGGAAGAATGTTCCCTCTCTCCGTTACAGCAAGCGGTTCACTTCGTGGATTCCCATATTCTTCCAACGGGTCATGGAAGTGGATCCAGAAGCCATTGGGTATGGAGGCTTGATCAAGATGGCCATATTTGAATATTATGACATTTGCGCCAACACCAATGGTCTTTTGGTGAAGCACTTCTGCGCGACTTCCACTAGCCGTTACCTCGTTGGAGGTGGAGCGCCAGAACTTGCCGTCGATCTTCTCACAACCATCTACCAATCTCGGTGGCGGCTCTCTCATGGATTCGACCAGGTACTACTGAAGATGCTATTGCGCGCGTTTGCCAAGGTCCACAACTTGAAGGGAGTCTGGTGGTGCATAATGACAGTCCTCTCGCGGAGTGAGCCCATCAACCAAGACTTTGTTGTGGAAGCCACCTCTCAGTTGAGTTCGTTGGAAATTGTGATCAGATCCTCCGGCTCCTACGATGCCGCGGGACAAGTTTTGGTACTCCGGCAAATCGTGGGGGCACTGGAGGCCAAGTTTGAAGGTGATTCGCACTGGTCAGCCATCAACGTGCATCCAGAGTTGAAAAGGTCGAAGCGTTCCAAGCCATTCAAACTCACCGAGCCAAAACATTTACTTCCCACCACAGACCTAGGGGAACTCATCATGAACTTTGATGAAGAGTGGGAGTTGGATCTGTTGCTCAGGCGCAAGCAGTTCGATGCCCCTGATCATACAAAGTGGTGGTCTGAGTCCAATGTCTCAAATTTGCACACTGTCCCTTCGGAGGATCCCGAATACCCGTGGAACAATCCAGCGAATTGGGGTGCGCATTATGTGCCCGAGAAGTACTCGTCTGACTATCACCTTGAGTTTTCACCTGGAGGGGATTACGCGGAGTATATGGAGTATGAGGATTATCAGGGGCATCGGGTGTCTCAGTGA
- a CDS encoding Tetracycline-efflux transporter, putative translates to MENEELFAGDDVPPMHPQETRRVEDVNENTPLILETDGLLHRQPVNLTDDRPKWRRPSIWWLLPFGLLFTLGFGGMAVPKINLTLSLICRDYLAEKTTQEPGFTYLPVIFGEHNPQCQFPQIQSLVAQFQLYLNLIAGILSALVSPRFGHLSDRYGRTKMIALGAMGAVLNEIITVIVAKWPDRVSVNMLLLGAVMDGLGGSFTTAQALIHSYVSDCTPAEKRSVAFGLFHGALFFGVAAGPGGAAFLIKHGGTLVVFYIALAFHATFCLSIFLIVPESLSKDRQLAAREKHRINNVNADSPKWCSWRVWNPMNLITPLAILMPAVGKPSLLFPNRRGASPALRRNIMLLAAIDTAVFGVALGTVQVIIIYAAYMFNWGSVESSLFVAIINVVRVLNLFLVLPLVSMFFRTPSKEDGTIRGSDTLDIVLIRISIIFDVLGYIGYALSKTPAVMIMSGIVASLGGMGSAILQSSLTKHVPHERIGQMLGATGLLHALARIVAPSVFNLIYSLTVATLPQTVFVALAAVFGGAFLLSLLIRSNVTLEPATDQRAEEDADEHDQPLL, encoded by the exons ATGGAGAACGAAGAACTCTTTGCAGGGGATGATGTCCCGCCGATGCACCCCCAAGAGACCCGCCGCGTTGAAGATGTGAATGAAAACACGCCTCTCATTCTTGAAACCGATGGGCTATTGCATCGACAGCCTGTAAACCTTACGGATGATCGGCCGAAATGGAGGAGACCGAGT ATTTGGTGGCTGCTCCCATTCGGTCTTCTTTTTACACTGGGCTTTGGTGGAATGGCTGTGCCCAAGATCAATTTAACCTTGTCGCTCATCTGTCGAGACTATCTTGCTGAGAAGACCACCCAAGAACCCGGGTTCACCTATCTACCTGTTATATTTGGCGAGCACAACCCCCAGTGCCAGTTCCCACAAATTCAGTCATTGGTTGCCCAGTTCCAGCTCTATCTGAATCTCATTGCGGGTATTCTGTCAGCATTGGTGAGTCCTCGGTTCGGACACTTATCTGATCGTTACGGGAGGACCAAGATGATCGCGCTGGGCGCGATGGGCGCGGTGCTCAATGAGATAATCACTGTCATTGTGGCTAAATGGCCAGACCGGGTCTCGGTTAATATGCTTCTACTTGGAGCCGTTATGGATGGACTCGGTGGATCATTTACAACTGCGCAGGCTTTGATCCATTCATATGTTTCTGACTGTACGCCAGCCGAAAAGCGAAGCGTGGCATTTGGTCTATTCCATGGTGCTCTGTTCTTTGGAGTTGCAGCTGGGCCTGGCGGTGCGGCATTTTTGATCAAGCATGGGGGCACACTTGTAGTCTTCTACATTGCGCTTGCATTCCATGCAACTTTCTGTCTATCAATCTTCCTCATTGTGCCTGAATCTTTGTCCAAGGATCGACAGCTCGCGGCCCGCGAGAAGCATCGCATAAATAACGTGAATGCTGACTCTCCTAAATGGTGCTCTTGGCGTGTCTGGAACCCAATGAATCTGATCACCCCACTTGCAATTCTGATGCCCGCCGTTGGAAAACCAAGTCTCTTGTTCCCCAACCGCCGCGGTGCCAGTCCGGCTCTACGCCGGAATATTATGCTGTTGGCTGCCATCGACACTGCTGTCTTTGGCGTTGCCCTGGGCACAGTACAGGTTATTATCATCTACGCCGCATACATGTTCAACTGGGGCAGTGTGGAGTCCAGTCTGTTTGTAGCGATCATCAATGTGGTGCGAGTGCTCAATCTATTTCTGGTGCTTCCGCTTGTATCCATGTTCTTCCGCACTCCGTCCAAGGAAGACGGAACCATTCGCGGCTCAGACACGCTGGATATTGTTCTGATCCGCATATCTATAATATTCGATGTGCTGGGCTACATTGGCTATGCTCTGTCCAAAACTCCAGCAGTCATGATAATGTCTGGCATTGTCGCCTCCCTAGGTGGCATGGGATCTGCAATCCTGCAGTCATCTCTGACGAAGCATGTGCCCCATGAACGTATTGGACAGATGCTCGGTGCCACTGGTCTTTTGCATGCTCTTGCTCGAATTGTTGCGCCTTCTGTCTTTAACTTAATTTACAGTTTGACTGTTGCAACATTACCCCAGACAGTATTTGTGGCACTTGCGGCCGTTTTTGGTGGAGCATTCCTCCTGAGTCTGCTCATCAGATCGAATg TGACCCTAGAGCCTGCTACCGATCAAAGGGCGGAAGAAGATGCCGACGAGCACGACCAGCCTTTGCTATGA
- a CDS encoding Pre-mRNA-splicing factor cwc24: MGEETEIANAVPQVAFKKRSKGKANFRKKPATPPPASDSDSDFVSSDDDEGRRIKRRRRNVAVAASSTSNATRNQRPENGPITAVPAPLTSSNDATKASNWYDENLSEKNLLGTTREKPTSSASQPDGTYKGAANYQSFIQKNPDAPGKFGPLKAATNVRTITVTDFAPDVCKDWKQTGYCGFGDSCKYLHSREAYKAGWELDRDWEVNTKGKQLSGRVVSQRKGAGKIAEEEDDDDEDELLESIPFACIICLKPYQEPIITKCGHYFCEACALQRYRKTPSCAACGEGTGGVFNVAKKLKTLLNKKRERARKIREEAIANGEDVSDLEEGDDRD; this comes from the exons ATGGGCGAAGAAACAGAAATTGCAAACGCCGTGCCCCAAGTCGCTTTCAAGAAGCGCTCCAAGggcaaagccaactttcGCAAGAAGCCCGCAACGCCACCTCCTGCTTCTGACTCTGACTCCGACTTTGTATCATCCGATGATGACGAAGGGCGACGAATTAAGAGGCGTCGCAGGAATGTAGCTGTCGCCGCATCATCCACGTCAAATGCGACAAGGAATCAGCGCCCAGAAAACGGACCCATCACTGCGGTTCCCGCCCCATTGACCTCGAGCAACGATGCCACAAAGGCTTCTAACTGGTATGATGAGAACCTGAGCGAGAAGAATCTACTGGGTACAACCCGGGAAAAACCAACATCCTCTGCCTCCCAGCCAGACGGAACCTACAAGGGCGCCGCCAACTATCAATCTTTCATCCAGAAGAACCCCGATGCACCGGGGAAATTTGGTCCCCTTAAAGCTGCGACCAACGTTAGAACTATCACGGTGACAGATTTTGCCCCCGATGTGTGTAAAGATTGGAAACAAACTGGCTAC TGTGGCTTTGGAGATAGCTGTAaatatctccattctcgGGAGGCATACAAGGCAGGATGGGAGCTTGACCGTGACTGGGAAGTCAACACCAAGGGCAAGCAATTAAGCGGGCGAGTGGTTTCACAACGAAAAGGCGCGGGGAAAATcgccgaagaagaggatgatgacgacgaggatGAATTGCTAGAGAGCATTCCTTTCGCCTGTATCATCTGCTTGAAACCTTATCAAGAACCTATCATCACCAAATGTGGGCACTATTTCTGTGAAGCCTGTGCCCTGCAGCGGTATCGGAAAACCCCGTCGTGTGCTGCCTGCGGCGAGGGAACTGGGGGTGTCTTCAACGTCGcaaagaagttgaagaccTTGCTGAACAAGAAACGGGAACGTGCGCGCAAGATCCGAGAGGAGGCAATTGCAAATGGGGAAGATGTCAGTGATCTAGAAGAGGGTGACGATCGTGATTAG